The Cheilinus undulatus linkage group 2, ASM1832078v1, whole genome shotgun sequence genome has a window encoding:
- the zc3h4 gene encoding zinc finger CCCH domain-containing protein 4 isoform X2 produces the protein MSLNAKCEENLSQPEDGELEEGELEDDGGDMEEEEMGGGTSAAAGIGDGGDEAGAGGEAEGEGATERPRRSRERHASSESDDERSHRRKRKRKKEREREREKRRSKKKRKSKHKRHASSDDDHSDYSDDSDYSPTEKRKYREYSPQYSSSHGGYGSSKKSSYMKMDKQSYGGYDDYEDDNYEGEEEEDMGDEDYDDFTKELNQYRKAKEGGGRGGRGGRGRLRSLRGRGGMRGGRRGRGGSRGRGGRGGKMGGDNDDGDGYGDDMEYDDDYDNMGDDDYDDYSKELSQYKKSKDRGRGGRGSRGRGRGKGGRGMIRGGKGRNRGRGRGDMGNDDDNNGDVDNGDGGGGGDGPGIGRRNQNEKHQDKKGKAICKYYIEGRCTWGDHCNFSHDIELPKKKELCKFYITGFCARADHCPYMHGEFPCKLFHTTGNCVNGDECMFSHESLNDDTQELLNKMLAEDAEAGAEDEKEVEELKKQGINPLPKPPPGVGLLPTPPRPVPVDTNTGAGDFGGPVVGDFGALPGPNQGPVAGPVPGPNPCVGPPVHSPDGSPFQGGPPNPSCPPPPHMGPPPPGGAGGGGGGKKIPSLFEIKVQPTGQLAQKLAVRGQTPTTTQGQTAAPGPQGAPGAPPTHFPSPQGMMSPDMQNMGGMNQGAPNMGPGGLPMMGGFTPGDGPPPQGGGNFYNNFFNQQEGMNMEGVVQEGDNYQSFDERGGAGKFGNQSAGQEGSASGTSANQGGISVPDFLPPAQRVLFMRIQQKQQEEEERARRMAEGGVERSRDTEGDSGNWYSSEDEDGGGSVTSILKTLRQQTQPPQKSDGPPSDPRLQKASPGLGAPARPADPRLARDPRLARSAESSDSTHSMSAPSSSGPPADPRLARLTAAASAGSSLLPPAPKPEAPLVYKPPPLTAPAAEEEETERVLRDKPVPIPLDPLMGMALRDPRSQLQQFSHIKKDIILHMPAFIKTVTWSPEDLLPLPIPKQDLLPLPPGIPPVSSIDPRLSRAQPTLHTPQPSHVQPPPPLDPPAGSSSSLPDFELLSRILKTVNSSPSQTPSPPLLSNPIAPASLLGTSAPMPSAPVEKPVDPRMARKAPLDPRLQPQKSALKQPSEPAPPPVSTIASTTTSSSSPPTIAPYDPRLLSTGGAGRGVGTGSPGGASVLSSISLYDPRTNKPGSPGTSSGSNNSPNSTSTESKPSDPPSSKSKSKEPLFVRKSALDQPEPEKSGEQGTDRYNSYNRPRPKPAPSPNSTAQGVSAAAGAATAGGQGAPSAAGDQGPSGVHNLPVSSLFGVVKQAAKPGGTSSPFGGNSPVQPEQATTEQDNASLKEVFKGFDPTASPFCQ, from the exons ATGTCTTTGAATgcaaaatgtgaagaaaacCTGTCACA GCCAGAGGATGGAGAGCTGGAAGAAGGCGAGCTGGAAGATGATGGGGGAGatatggaggaggaggagatgggtGGAGGCACGTCTGCAGCAGCAGGAATTGGAGATGGGGGTGATGAAGCAGGCGCAGGGGGCGAAGCAGAAGGGGAAGGGGCCACAGAGAGGCCTCGTCGAAGTCGAGAGCGCCATGCCAGCAGCGAGTCGGACGATGAGAGATCCCACCGTCGCAAgaggaaaaggaagaaagagagagagcgggaaagagagaagaggaggtcCAAGAAGAAACGCAAATCCAAACACAAA cGCCATGCATCATCTGATGATGACCACTCGGACTACAGTGATGACTCAGATTACAGTCCCACTGAGAAAAGAAAGTACAGAGAGTACAGTCCACAGTACTCTTCT TCTCATGGAGGATATGGAAGCTCAAAGAAGAGCAGCTACATGAAGATGGACAAGCAGAGCTATGGAGGCTATGACGACTATGAAGATGACAACTAtgagggagaagaagaagaggacatGGGGGACGAAGACTATGATGATTTCACCAAGGAGCTCAACCAGTACCGCAAAGCTAAGGAAGGCGGAGGCCGTGGTGGGCGAG GGGGTCGTGGTCGTTTGAGAAGTTTGCGAGGTCGTGGAGGAAtgaggggagggaggagagggagaggtggAAGCAGAGGAAGAGGTGGTCGAGGTGGAAAGATGGGAGGAGACAACGATGATGGAGATGGCTATGGAGATGACATGGAG TATGATGACGACTACGACAACATGGGGGACGATGACTATGACGACTACTCAAAGGAACTGAGTCAATACAAGAAGTCCAAAGACAGAGGCAGAG GTGGGAGAGGCAGTCGCGGTCGAGGGAGGGGTAAAGGAGGGCGGGGCATGATCAGAGGAGGAAAAGGTCGAAATCgtgggagaggaagaggagacatGGGAAATGATGACGACAATAATGGAGATGTGGACAATGGG gatggaggtggaggaggtgatggACCTGGAATTGGGAGAAGGAATCAGAATGAGAAACATCAAGATAAGAAAGGAAAAGCAATCTGCAAATACTACATTGAGGGGAGATGCACATGG GGGGATCACTGCAACTTCAGTCATGACATCGAGCTTCCTAAAAAGAAGGAGCTCTGCAAGTTCTACATCACTGGATTTTGTGCCCGAGCTGACCACTGTCCATACATGCATG GTGAATTCCCCTGTAAGCTGTTCCACACCACAGGAAACTGTGTCAACGGTGATGAATGTATGTTCTCCCATGAGTCCCTCAACGATGACACCCAGGAGCTGCTCAACAAG aTGCTGGCTGAGGACGCAGAGGCCGGAGCTGAGGATgagaaggaggtggaggagctgaagaaACAGGGGATCAACCCTCTCCCCAAACCCCCTCCTGGAGTTGGCCTACTCCCCACCCCTCCTCGGCCTGTTCCTGTAGACACCAACACAGGGGCTGGGGACTTTGGTGGTCCTGTGGTAGGGGACTTTGGGGCTCTACCAGGACCTAACCAAGGACCAGTGGCAGGCCCTGTTCCTGGGCCTAATCCTTGTGTTGGTCCACCTGTCCACAGCCCTGATGGAAGTCCTTTCCAAGGAGGGCCCCCAAATCCTAgttgtcctcctcctcctcacatggGCCCCCCACCTCCTGGTGGTGCAGGCGGAGGTGGCGGCGGAAAAAAGATCCCCTCATTATTTGAGATTAAAGTTCAGCCAACAGGACAGCTGGCTCAGAAACTGGCCGTCAG GGGCCAGACTCCCACCACCACTCAGGGTCAGACTGCTGCCCCTGGACCCCAGGGAGCTCCTGGTGCTCCTCCTACCCACTTCCCCTCACCTCAAGGCATGATGTCCCCAGATATGCAGAACATGGGTGGAATGAACCAAGGAGCGCCCAACATGGGCCCTGGTGGACTACCTATGATGGGAGGATTCACCCCTGGTGATGGCCCTCCTCCTCAGGGTGGAGGAAACTTCTACAATAACTTCTTCAACCAGCAGGAAGGGATGAACATGGAGGGAGTTGTTCAGGAAG GTGACAACTACCAGAGTTTTGATGAGCGAGGAGGAGCAGGGAAATTTGGGAATCAGTCAGCTGGTCAAGAAGGCTCAGCGAGCGGAacatcagccaatcagggaGGCATTTCTGTGCCTGACTTTCTGCCTCCAGCACAGCGTGTCCTATTCATGAGGATCCAACagaagcagcaggaggaggaggaaagagcTCGCAGGATGGCTGAGGGCGGAGTAGAGAGAAGCAGAGACACAGAAG GTGACTCAGGAAACTGGTACTccagtgaggatgaggatggtggtggtagtgtgaccTCCATCCTAAAGACACTCCGTCAGCAGACTCAGCCTCCTCAAAAATCTGACGGTCCCCCGAGCGACCCTCGCCTCCAGAAGGCCTCTCCTGGCCTCGGTGCACCAGCTCGCCCGGCAGACCCACGCTTGGCTCGGGACCCACGATTGGCACGCTCTGCAGAGTCCTCTGACTCTACCCACTCCATGTCTGCTCCATCTTCCTCTGGACCCCCAGCAGACCCCCGGTTAGCCCGGCTCACTGCTGCTGCCTCAGCCGGATCCTCACTGTTACCTCCTGCTCCTAAACCAGAGGCTCCTCTGGTCTACAAACCCCCACCGCTCACGGCCCCAGCTGCGGAAGAGGAGGAGACGGAGCGAGTTCTACGGGACAAGCCAGTGCCGATCCCTCTGGACCCGCTCATGGGGATGGCTCTGAGAGACCCGCGCTCACAGCTGCAGCAGTTCAGCCACATCAAGAAGGACATTATTCTCCACATGCCGGCCTTTATCAAAACGGTCACCTGGTCACCTGAAGACCTCCTTCCACTTCCTATTCCCAAGCAGGACCTCCTCCCTCTCCCACCAGGCATCCCTCCAGTCTCCTCCATAGACCCTCGTCTGTCTCGTGCTCAGCCAACCCTCCACACTCCACAGCCTTCTCATGTTCAGCCTCCTCCCCCCTTGGACCCCCCTGCTGGTTCCTCCTCGTCCCTCCCAGACTTTGAGCTGCTGTCTCGTATCTTAAAAACTGTCAACTCCAGCCCATCTCAgaccccctctcctcctcttttatCAAACCCCATTGCTCCTGCGTCACTGCTAGGCACATCTGCCCCCATGCCATCTGCACCTGTAGAAAAGCCTGTTGATCCCCGTATGGCCCGTAAAGCCCCCTTAGACCCCCGTCTTCAGCCTCAGAAGTCAGCGCTGAAGCAACCATCAGAACCTGCACCTCCTCCTGTTTCCACTATCGCCTCAACAACAACATCGAGCTCTTCCCCTCCTACTATTGCCCCTTACGATCCAAGGCTGCTCTCCACCGGTGGGGCAGGGCGCGGTGTGGGCACTGGGTCACCAGGGGGAGCCAGTGTGCTGAGCAGCATCAGTCTATATGATCCAAGGACTAACAAACCAGGCAGCCCTGGCACCAGCAGTGGCTCTAACAACTCCCCCAACTCAACCAGCACAGAATCCAAACCCAGTGATCCCCCTAGCAGTAAATCTAAGTCCAAGGAGCCGCTGTTTGTTCGGAAGTCTGCATTAGACCAGCCCGAGCCTGAGAAAAGTGGAGAGCAAGGGACTGATCGATACAACAGCTACAACAGGCCTCGACCCAAACCGGCACCCTCACCAAACTCCACAGCACAGGGAGTGTCTGCTGCAGCCGGGGCAGCCACAGCTGGAGGTCAGGGTGCTCCCAGTGCTGCAGGAGACCAGGGTCCCTCAGGGGTCCACAACTTACCTGTGTCCTCTTTATTCGGTGTAGTGAAGCAGGCTGCAAAGCCCGGCGGGACAAGTAGTCCTTTTGGAGGCAACAGCCCGGTACAGCCTGAGCAGGCGACCACAGAGCAGGACAATGCTTCTCTCAAGGAGGTTTTCAAAGGCTTTGACCCCACAGCCTCACCGTTCTGCCAGTGA
- the zc3h4 gene encoding zinc finger CCCH domain-containing protein 4 isoform X1, producing MAVESMTVHPNSPTSNHEHNSLLTDERPEDGELEEGELEDDGGDMEEEEMGGGTSAAAGIGDGGDEAGAGGEAEGEGATERPRRSRERHASSESDDERSHRRKRKRKKEREREREKRRSKKKRKSKHKRHASSDDDHSDYSDDSDYSPTEKRKYREYSPQYSSSHGGYGSSKKSSYMKMDKQSYGGYDDYEDDNYEGEEEEDMGDEDYDDFTKELNQYRKAKEGGGRGGRGGRGRLRSLRGRGGMRGGRRGRGGSRGRGGRGGKMGGDNDDGDGYGDDMEYDDDYDNMGDDDYDDYSKELSQYKKSKDRGRGGRGSRGRGRGKGGRGMIRGGKGRNRGRGRGDMGNDDDNNGDVDNGDGGGGGDGPGIGRRNQNEKHQDKKGKAICKYYIEGRCTWGDHCNFSHDIELPKKKELCKFYITGFCARADHCPYMHGEFPCKLFHTTGNCVNGDECMFSHESLNDDTQELLNKMLAEDAEAGAEDEKEVEELKKQGINPLPKPPPGVGLLPTPPRPVPVDTNTGAGDFGGPVVGDFGALPGPNQGPVAGPVPGPNPCVGPPVHSPDGSPFQGGPPNPSCPPPPHMGPPPPGGAGGGGGGKKIPSLFEIKVQPTGQLAQKLAVRGQTPTTTQGQTAAPGPQGAPGAPPTHFPSPQGMMSPDMQNMGGMNQGAPNMGPGGLPMMGGFTPGDGPPPQGGGNFYNNFFNQQEGMNMEGVVQEGDNYQSFDERGGAGKFGNQSAGQEGSASGTSANQGGISVPDFLPPAQRVLFMRIQQKQQEEEERARRMAEGGVERSRDTEGDSGNWYSSEDEDGGGSVTSILKTLRQQTQPPQKSDGPPSDPRLQKASPGLGAPARPADPRLARDPRLARSAESSDSTHSMSAPSSSGPPADPRLARLTAAASAGSSLLPPAPKPEAPLVYKPPPLTAPAAEEEETERVLRDKPVPIPLDPLMGMALRDPRSQLQQFSHIKKDIILHMPAFIKTVTWSPEDLLPLPIPKQDLLPLPPGIPPVSSIDPRLSRAQPTLHTPQPSHVQPPPPLDPPAGSSSSLPDFELLSRILKTVNSSPSQTPSPPLLSNPIAPASLLGTSAPMPSAPVEKPVDPRMARKAPLDPRLQPQKSALKQPSEPAPPPVSTIASTTTSSSSPPTIAPYDPRLLSTGGAGRGVGTGSPGGASVLSSISLYDPRTNKPGSPGTSSGSNNSPNSTSTESKPSDPPSSKSKSKEPLFVRKSALDQPEPEKSGEQGTDRYNSYNRPRPKPAPSPNSTAQGVSAAAGAATAGGQGAPSAAGDQGPSGVHNLPVSSLFGVVKQAAKPGGTSSPFGGNSPVQPEQATTEQDNASLKEVFKGFDPTASPFCQ from the exons GCCAGAGGATGGAGAGCTGGAAGAAGGCGAGCTGGAAGATGATGGGGGAGatatggaggaggaggagatgggtGGAGGCACGTCTGCAGCAGCAGGAATTGGAGATGGGGGTGATGAAGCAGGCGCAGGGGGCGAAGCAGAAGGGGAAGGGGCCACAGAGAGGCCTCGTCGAAGTCGAGAGCGCCATGCCAGCAGCGAGTCGGACGATGAGAGATCCCACCGTCGCAAgaggaaaaggaagaaagagagagagcgggaaagagagaagaggaggtcCAAGAAGAAACGCAAATCCAAACACAAA cGCCATGCATCATCTGATGATGACCACTCGGACTACAGTGATGACTCAGATTACAGTCCCACTGAGAAAAGAAAGTACAGAGAGTACAGTCCACAGTACTCTTCT TCTCATGGAGGATATGGAAGCTCAAAGAAGAGCAGCTACATGAAGATGGACAAGCAGAGCTATGGAGGCTATGACGACTATGAAGATGACAACTAtgagggagaagaagaagaggacatGGGGGACGAAGACTATGATGATTTCACCAAGGAGCTCAACCAGTACCGCAAAGCTAAGGAAGGCGGAGGCCGTGGTGGGCGAG GGGGTCGTGGTCGTTTGAGAAGTTTGCGAGGTCGTGGAGGAAtgaggggagggaggagagggagaggtggAAGCAGAGGAAGAGGTGGTCGAGGTGGAAAGATGGGAGGAGACAACGATGATGGAGATGGCTATGGAGATGACATGGAG TATGATGACGACTACGACAACATGGGGGACGATGACTATGACGACTACTCAAAGGAACTGAGTCAATACAAGAAGTCCAAAGACAGAGGCAGAG GTGGGAGAGGCAGTCGCGGTCGAGGGAGGGGTAAAGGAGGGCGGGGCATGATCAGAGGAGGAAAAGGTCGAAATCgtgggagaggaagaggagacatGGGAAATGATGACGACAATAATGGAGATGTGGACAATGGG gatggaggtggaggaggtgatggACCTGGAATTGGGAGAAGGAATCAGAATGAGAAACATCAAGATAAGAAAGGAAAAGCAATCTGCAAATACTACATTGAGGGGAGATGCACATGG GGGGATCACTGCAACTTCAGTCATGACATCGAGCTTCCTAAAAAGAAGGAGCTCTGCAAGTTCTACATCACTGGATTTTGTGCCCGAGCTGACCACTGTCCATACATGCATG GTGAATTCCCCTGTAAGCTGTTCCACACCACAGGAAACTGTGTCAACGGTGATGAATGTATGTTCTCCCATGAGTCCCTCAACGATGACACCCAGGAGCTGCTCAACAAG aTGCTGGCTGAGGACGCAGAGGCCGGAGCTGAGGATgagaaggaggtggaggagctgaagaaACAGGGGATCAACCCTCTCCCCAAACCCCCTCCTGGAGTTGGCCTACTCCCCACCCCTCCTCGGCCTGTTCCTGTAGACACCAACACAGGGGCTGGGGACTTTGGTGGTCCTGTGGTAGGGGACTTTGGGGCTCTACCAGGACCTAACCAAGGACCAGTGGCAGGCCCTGTTCCTGGGCCTAATCCTTGTGTTGGTCCACCTGTCCACAGCCCTGATGGAAGTCCTTTCCAAGGAGGGCCCCCAAATCCTAgttgtcctcctcctcctcacatggGCCCCCCACCTCCTGGTGGTGCAGGCGGAGGTGGCGGCGGAAAAAAGATCCCCTCATTATTTGAGATTAAAGTTCAGCCAACAGGACAGCTGGCTCAGAAACTGGCCGTCAG GGGCCAGACTCCCACCACCACTCAGGGTCAGACTGCTGCCCCTGGACCCCAGGGAGCTCCTGGTGCTCCTCCTACCCACTTCCCCTCACCTCAAGGCATGATGTCCCCAGATATGCAGAACATGGGTGGAATGAACCAAGGAGCGCCCAACATGGGCCCTGGTGGACTACCTATGATGGGAGGATTCACCCCTGGTGATGGCCCTCCTCCTCAGGGTGGAGGAAACTTCTACAATAACTTCTTCAACCAGCAGGAAGGGATGAACATGGAGGGAGTTGTTCAGGAAG GTGACAACTACCAGAGTTTTGATGAGCGAGGAGGAGCAGGGAAATTTGGGAATCAGTCAGCTGGTCAAGAAGGCTCAGCGAGCGGAacatcagccaatcagggaGGCATTTCTGTGCCTGACTTTCTGCCTCCAGCACAGCGTGTCCTATTCATGAGGATCCAACagaagcagcaggaggaggaggaaagagcTCGCAGGATGGCTGAGGGCGGAGTAGAGAGAAGCAGAGACACAGAAG GTGACTCAGGAAACTGGTACTccagtgaggatgaggatggtggtggtagtgtgaccTCCATCCTAAAGACACTCCGTCAGCAGACTCAGCCTCCTCAAAAATCTGACGGTCCCCCGAGCGACCCTCGCCTCCAGAAGGCCTCTCCTGGCCTCGGTGCACCAGCTCGCCCGGCAGACCCACGCTTGGCTCGGGACCCACGATTGGCACGCTCTGCAGAGTCCTCTGACTCTACCCACTCCATGTCTGCTCCATCTTCCTCTGGACCCCCAGCAGACCCCCGGTTAGCCCGGCTCACTGCTGCTGCCTCAGCCGGATCCTCACTGTTACCTCCTGCTCCTAAACCAGAGGCTCCTCTGGTCTACAAACCCCCACCGCTCACGGCCCCAGCTGCGGAAGAGGAGGAGACGGAGCGAGTTCTACGGGACAAGCCAGTGCCGATCCCTCTGGACCCGCTCATGGGGATGGCTCTGAGAGACCCGCGCTCACAGCTGCAGCAGTTCAGCCACATCAAGAAGGACATTATTCTCCACATGCCGGCCTTTATCAAAACGGTCACCTGGTCACCTGAAGACCTCCTTCCACTTCCTATTCCCAAGCAGGACCTCCTCCCTCTCCCACCAGGCATCCCTCCAGTCTCCTCCATAGACCCTCGTCTGTCTCGTGCTCAGCCAACCCTCCACACTCCACAGCCTTCTCATGTTCAGCCTCCTCCCCCCTTGGACCCCCCTGCTGGTTCCTCCTCGTCCCTCCCAGACTTTGAGCTGCTGTCTCGTATCTTAAAAACTGTCAACTCCAGCCCATCTCAgaccccctctcctcctcttttatCAAACCCCATTGCTCCTGCGTCACTGCTAGGCACATCTGCCCCCATGCCATCTGCACCTGTAGAAAAGCCTGTTGATCCCCGTATGGCCCGTAAAGCCCCCTTAGACCCCCGTCTTCAGCCTCAGAAGTCAGCGCTGAAGCAACCATCAGAACCTGCACCTCCTCCTGTTTCCACTATCGCCTCAACAACAACATCGAGCTCTTCCCCTCCTACTATTGCCCCTTACGATCCAAGGCTGCTCTCCACCGGTGGGGCAGGGCGCGGTGTGGGCACTGGGTCACCAGGGGGAGCCAGTGTGCTGAGCAGCATCAGTCTATATGATCCAAGGACTAACAAACCAGGCAGCCCTGGCACCAGCAGTGGCTCTAACAACTCCCCCAACTCAACCAGCACAGAATCCAAACCCAGTGATCCCCCTAGCAGTAAATCTAAGTCCAAGGAGCCGCTGTTTGTTCGGAAGTCTGCATTAGACCAGCCCGAGCCTGAGAAAAGTGGAGAGCAAGGGACTGATCGATACAACAGCTACAACAGGCCTCGACCCAAACCGGCACCCTCACCAAACTCCACAGCACAGGGAGTGTCTGCTGCAGCCGGGGCAGCCACAGCTGGAGGTCAGGGTGCTCCCAGTGCTGCAGGAGACCAGGGTCCCTCAGGGGTCCACAACTTACCTGTGTCCTCTTTATTCGGTGTAGTGAAGCAGGCTGCAAAGCCCGGCGGGACAAGTAGTCCTTTTGGAGGCAACAGCCCGGTACAGCCTGAGCAGGCGACCACAGAGCAGGACAATGCTTCTCTCAAGGAGGTTTTCAAAGGCTTTGACCCCACAGCCTCACCGTTCTGCCAGTGA